Proteins encoded together in one Bacillota bacterium window:
- a CDS encoding nucleotidyltransferase domain-containing protein, translating to MSETVRDEKEPGHGWDVYIAAWKQRLQAARKKRSREVKRALREAAAAARFLVENCGARRVYLFGSLAWKRPLFRLDSDIDLAVEGMPEKNWSLAERGLGEHLSFSFDLVDLREAAPFLRRKIETEGVLLCESGT from the coding sequence GTGTCCGAAACGGTGAGAGACGAAAAAGAACCCGGACATGGGTGGGATGTTTACATTGCGGCCTGGAAGCAGCGGCTTCAGGCTGCAAGGAAGAAGAGATCAAGAGAGGTTAAACGCGCCCTGAGGGAGGCGGCGGCGGCGGCACGCTTTCTTGTCGAGAACTGCGGCGCCAGGCGGGTCTACCTTTTCGGCTCTCTGGCCTGGAAGAGGCCTCTTTTTCGCCTTGACTCCGATATCGATCTGGCAGTGGAGGGGATGCCGGAAAAGAACTGGAGTCTGGCCGAACGGGGCCTTGGGGAGCACCTTAGCTTTTCTTTTGATCTGGTTGATCTCAGGGAAGCTGCTCCCTTTCTGCGCAGGAAAATTGAGACCGAGGGGGTGCTTCTTTGTGAGTCGGGAACTTGA
- a CDS encoding DUF6470 family protein — translation MQLRIEQVWGQIGVRQTPPSIELTISDPKLDIKTQLPVLTFKPDRLELSIDAKPCREDLQIFDVLAFSRFYASQASMKLNEAVAQTAAEGDRLASIENGEANVIADIAWENSLGEECEVALAPVRLPDISFRVIEGERSFRGGYVKVRFEPGEMRVKLHPGAVRVFLRRPPELHIHAVGSPLDVQA, via the coding sequence GTGCAGTTGCGAATCGAACAGGTTTGGGGGCAGATCGGCGTCCGCCAAACTCCCCCATCTATCGAATTGACGATCTCTGACCCAAAGTTGGACATAAAAACGCAGCTTCCCGTCCTGACGTTCAAGCCGGACCGGCTGGAACTTTCGATTGATGCGAAGCCCTGCCGGGAGGACCTGCAAATATTCGACGTTCTTGCTTTTTCCCGCTTCTATGCCTCCCAAGCCAGCATGAAGTTAAACGAGGCGGTGGCGCAGACTGCCGCCGAGGGGGACCGCCTGGCTTCCATTGAGAACGGGGAGGCAAATGTAATTGCTGACATTGCGTGGGAGAACAGCCTGGGCGAGGAGTGCGAAGTAGCGCTGGCCCCGGTCCGCTTGCCGGATATTTCTTTTCGGGTGATCGAGGGGGAGAGAAGTTTTCGAGGGGGTTATGTAAAGGTTCGCTTTGAACCCGGGGAAATGCGGGTGAAGCTGCACCCGGGTGCGGTGCGTGTTTTTTTGCGCCGTCCACCTGAGCTGCATATTCATGCAGTTGGTTCCCCCCTCGATGTCCAGGCGTAA